The stretch of DNA TTGGGTGCCCGAGTTCGCCCGGGCCGGCTGGATTCTCGATCTTACCCCCGGCATCACACCCGACGAGCTGGCGGCCCATTTCCCCTCGGCCGTCGAGGCCGGCACCTATCGCGGCCGGACCTGGGCGCTGCCGTGGATCATGAACGTGGGGCTGCTCTACTACCGGAGCGATCTGCTGGGCCGCTACGGCTTCCGGCCGCCCGCGACCTATGTCGAGATGCTCGAGCAGATCCGCGTGATCCGCGCCGGCGAGAAGAACCGGAAGCTCGAGGGCTATCTCTGGCAGGGCAAACAGTACGAGGGGCTGGTGGTCAATGTGCTCGAAGGGCTGTGGGCGGACGGCACCACGCTCGTGGGTGAAGACGGCCGCATCTTCCCCGATCCCGAGCGCGCGGAGCAAGTCTTGCGCTTCATGCGCATGCTCATCGACACGGGGGCGAGCCCCGGCTGGGTGACCGCGGGCGACGAGGAGGTCACGCGGCGGGCCTTCGGCAACGGCGAGGCCGTCTTCCTCAGGAGCTGGCCCTATGCCGTCGACATGTTCGAGAAGCCCGGCTCGCCGGTGCGGGGCAAGGTGGGCCTCGCCCCGCTGCCGAGTCATGAAGCCGGCCGGCGCGCGCCGGGCTCGACGGGCGGGGCGCACCTCGCGATCACGCGGCAGACCCTCCACCCCGCCGAGGCGCTGGAGCTGGCGCGCTTTCTCACCAGCCCGCGAGCGCAGCGGGCGATGACGGCGAGCGGCGCCACCAAGCCCACACGTATGGCGCTCTACCACGAGCCGGAGCTCGTGCGGGCTTCGCCCAACCTCCCGCGCATCCACGACCTGACCCTGGCGGGCCGTACCCGGCCGGTCACGCCGTACTACGTGATGATGTCGACCACGCTCCAGCCCGAGCTGTCGGCCGCGCTTGTCAAGGTCAAGACGCCGGCACGGAGCGTAGCCGACGCGCGCCGCCGGCTCGACTTCTTCCTTCGGGATCTCCAGGAATGAGCCCGGGCGGGCCGGCCGCCACCGTCATGCGAAGCGAGCGGCGCGCGCCGGGGCAGGGCCTGCTTCTCGTCGCGCCGGCGCTCCTCGCCCTGGGCGCGCTCACCCTTTATCCTACCCTCTGGGTCGGCTGGCTCTCGCTTCAGCGTCGCATCCCGATCTTCGGAGTCGAGCGCTTCGAGGGTCTCGGCAACTACATTTTCCTGGCCACGGACCCGCGATTCTGGAAGGCCGCCCAGGTCACCCTGGTGTTCACGGTAGCCTCGGTGGCGCTCGAGCTGGTCGGGGGCGTCCTGGTCGCTCTCGCGCTGCGCGGCCAGCGGGCGGGCGCGCGGGTCGGTCTCTCGTTCCTGCTCCTGGCCTGGGCCCTGCCGTCGGTGGTGACGGCCAAGCTCTTTGAATGGCTCTACAACCCGGCCGCGGGTCTCGTGAATTTCCTGCTGGGTGGCGTCGCGCTGAACTGGCTGGGCGATCCGAGGCTCGCCCTGCCCGGGCTCATTCTGGCCGACGTGTGGCGCACGCTGCCCTTCGTCACCGTACTCTGCTACGCACGCCTCCTCGCCATCCCCGTCGAGCTCTACGAGGCGGCCCAGATGGACGGGGCGGGCGCCGTGGCGACCTTCACGCGCATCACCTTGCCGCTCCTTCGCCGCATCCTGCTCATCGCCGTCCTCTTCCGGACCCTGGATGCGCTCCGGTCCTTCGATTTGATGTTCGTCCTCACGGGCGGCGGCCCGGCGGGCACCACCGAGACGCTCACCGTGTACGCGTACCGAAGTCTCTTCCAGGCCGTCCAGCTCGGGCTCGGCTCCGCCGTCGGCGTGGTCGTCTTCGCGCTCGTGATGCTGGTGGCCTGGGGATATCTGCGCGCGCTCCGCCACGAAGGGCTCGCGGCGTGATGGCGCGGGCCGGCCTGCCACGGTCTCTGCGAGACTGGGCTGTGCTCCTGGCCCTCCTGGCCTACGCGACGCCGTTCTTCTGGCAAATCCTCACGTCGCTGAAGCCCGAGGCCGAGCTCATGGTCCTGCCGCCGCTCTTCCCGAGCCGACTCACGTGGGAGCACTACCGGGTCGTCCTCGGGCAGAGCGTGATGCTCCGCGCCCTCATCAATAGCCTCGGCGTCGGCATCATCACCACCGTGCTCGCCCTTGGCTTGGGAATCTTCGGCGCCTACGGCATCGCGCGCTATCCGATCCCGGGCAAGGCGCTGCTCCTCCTCCTCATCGTCGGAGGCACCGCGTTTCCGCAGATCGCCACGGTGAGCCCGCTCTATCTCTTGATGCGCGCGCTGTCGCTGCGCGATACGTGGCTGGCCCTCATCCTGGCCAATACCTCCTTCGCCCTGCCGCTCGTCATCTGGCTCCTCACGGGTTTTCTCCAGGAGATCCCCGTCGGGCTCGAGGAGGCCGCCTCCGTGGACGGCGCGAGCCGCCCGCGCGCCTTCCGCTGGATCGTGCTGCCGCTCCTGGCTCCCGGCCTCGCCTCCGCCGCCCTCCTGACTTTTCTCTTCTCCTGGAACGAGTTCCTGTTTGCCTACACGTTCACCGCCACCGAGGCCAGCCGCACCGTCCCCGTGGCGCTCGCGCTCTTCCCCGGGGTCTTCGAGGTGCCCTGGGGCGATATCGCCGCGGCCTCCATCCTCGCCAGCATCCCGCCCGTCGCCCTCGTGGTCGGCCTGCAGCGCTACCTCGTCCGCGGCCTCCTCACCGGCGCGCTGAGGGAATAAAGGGAGGCCGCGGGCCCGTCCCCCTCGTCTTACTCAGCCCTCGCCTCGTCGCCCGAGGCGGGCGTCTCGGCTCGAACTGCGGCCCTCTCCTCCACTGGGGGAGAGGGATCGAGAATGCAGCGGCTTCGTTCGCCTTGATCCCTCTCCCCCATCGGGGGAGAGGGTAGGGTAAGGGGGCAAATGGCGCCCGAGTCGTTTATAGTCGGGGCGTGGCGCAGCGATTTTCGACAGGGAGGTACGCGTGGAGCTCTTCACCCGACGTCATGTCCTGCTCGGCGTCTCCTGCGCGCTCGTCGCGCTCGCGGGAGTGAGAGACGTGCTTGCCCAGACACCGCCCGCCACGGCGGGCCCGGTCGATCCGAAGCTCATCGAAGATTTGGTCGCCGCCAACCGCATCCTGGTCGATCAGGGCGTGGTCGATGGCTACGGTCACGTGAGCGTGCGTCACGAGAAGGCCGCGGACCGCTATCTGATGTCGCGCTCCATCGCGCCGGAGCTGGTGACGGCGGCCGACATCATGGAGTATGACCTCGACAGCACGCCCGTCGATCCGCAAGGCCGCACGAGCTATCTGGAGCGCTTCATCCACGGCGAGATCTACCGGGCGCGGCCCGACGTGCGCGCCATCGTCCACAACCATTCGCCATCCGTCATCCCCTTCGGCGTCACCGCGGCGCCGCTGCGTCCGCTCTATCACATGAGCGCCTTTCTCTCGGCCGGCGTGCCCGTCTTCGACATCCGCCAGGCCAGCGGCGGCATGACGGACATGCTGGTGCGCAACGCGGCGCTCGGTCAGGCTCTGGCCCGCACGCTGGGGACGCGGCCCGTGGCGCTCATGCGCGGACACGGGGCCGTGGTCGTGGGCGCGAGCCTGCCCTTGGTCGTCTTCCGCAGCGTGTACACCGAGGTCAACGCGCGCCTCCAGGCCCAGGCCATGGCGCTTGGCGGCGGCCAGGTCACCTACCTTGATCCCGAGGAGGCGCGCCAGGCCGAGGCTTCGGTGGCGGGGACGGTCAGCCGGCCCTGGGAGCTCTGGAAGCGGAAGGCTCTTACCCGCTGAGCTGAGCCGTCATAATCTGGGGTGTCATGTTGAGACAGCCCGGGTTACCTCAAGGTGGCTCAGGGCCGCCGCGGCGCGCGGAGCACCCGGCCGGGAAGGGCACCGGTGTGCTGGCCATGATCGAAGACGGGCTCGCCGCCCACGATCACGTGCTCGATGCCCTCCGCACGCTGAACGCGGCGCGGCGAGCCGCTTGGGCCGTCGCGGGTGATCTCGTCCTCCTTGACGCCGATCCGGGCGAGATCGAACACCATGAGGTCGGCCACCATGCCTTCGCGCACGAGGCCCCGGTCGCTCAAGCCCATGATGCGCGCGGGCTGGAAGGTGAAGCGGCGGATGGCGTCCTCGAGAGTGAGGAGCTGCCGCTCGCGCACCCACTCGCCCAGCACATAGCTCGACTCACCGGCGGTGCAGAAGTTCGTGTTGAGATGCGCGCCCGCGTCGGTCTGGGACGGGATGGCGTGGCCGGTCTTCACGTACTCCGCCAGCTCGACGTCCACCGCCGGTGAGCGCGACTGGAGGAAGAACTCGGTCTCGAGCCTCTCCTCGACGGCCAGGTCCAGCATCACATCGGCCACGTGCTTGCCCATGGCCTGGGCCAGGTCGGCGATCGTGCGTCCCTCCAGCGCGCGGTTCTTGTCGAGGACGGCCTTGCTGACGATGATCGCGTCCCACTTGATGAACCGTCCGAGCACGCCGGGCCGGCGGCGCTGCCGCTGCGTGGCTGCCTCGCGCAGCTGCGGGCGCTTCTCGGGATTGGCGAAGAGCGCCATGCGCTCCTCGAAGGGCGTGGCCATGGCGACGTCCCACACGTCGAGATTGGCGAAATAGGTGGTCTTCTTGAGCGTGAAGCGCGGATTGAAGGGAATGACACGGAGCAGGTTGTAGAGCTGCGCGCCCTGCTGCGTCGCCCCTTCCACGTAGCTCCGCGCGCTGGCGTCGAAGCCGAGGAAGAACACGGGCCGGCCGCTGGCCTGCGCGACCTCGAAGAGATGTTGCCGGTCAGCCTCGTCGGGCCGCCCGGCGCCGGGGGGAAGGATCTCAATGACGCCCCGGTTGAACTCACCGAGGGTGCGGCCCAGAGCGATGCGCTCGTCGTGGGCGGCGAGCCGTGAGGGCACCGGTTGCCCCTGCGGCCCGGCGTGCGTCGGCGACACCGTCGTGCTCCAGCCCCACGCGCCCTCCTCGAGCGCCCCGCGCAGGAGAGCCTGCATGGCCGCGATCTCATCGGGCGTGGCCGCGCGGTCCCAGGCCTCGCCGTCCATGACGCTCAGGCGCAGCGGGTTGTGGCCGACGAGGGGCATGATGTTGACGCCGAGCCCGATGTCGATGGCCTGCAGGAACTCGTCGAAGCTCTGCCATGTCCAGGGCAGCACCGCGCTCAGCGAGCTCATGGGGAGATCCTCGACGCAGCAGAAGGTGGCCAGCATTGTCTCCCGGTGCTCGGGGCGCAGCGGGGCGAGCGTCAGCCCGCAGTTGCCGGTGAGGACCGTGGTCACCCCGTGCCAGACGGAGGATGTGCAGAGCCGATCCCAGAAAGGCTGGACGTCGTAGTGCGTGTGGAGGTCGATGATGCCGGGGGCGACGAAGAGCCCCTCAGCGTCGATGGTCCTCCGTGCCGGCCCCCGGATACGGCCGATTTCCGCGATCCGGCCGTCCGTGACCCCGATGTCGGCCCGATAGCGCGAAAAGCCGGACCCGTCGACGACCATCCCGTTCCTGATGATGAGGTCGTAAGGCATGTCACCCTCCCCCGCTGAGATCAGAGCTCTGCGCAGAACTCTATCACTCCTGGTGGCGGTGAAGGAGGTCGCGCTCGTCCTCGAAGAGGAACGGAAGACCGTCGACTGCGGGGCGCTCCAGCGGTTCGGGCTGACCCCGCGAGAGGCCGAGGTTCTTCACTGGGTGACAGAAGGCAAGACGAACCGAAGGATCGGGGTCATTCTCCACGCCACTCCACGCACGGTCGACAAACACCTCGAGCGGATCTATGCCAAGCTTCGGGTCAACACGCGCATGGCCGCCGCCGTTTACGCCCGGACTCACGCGTGATGAGCCCCGCCCAAGGAAGTGCGGAGCGCAGGGGCATCCTGTGATAGAAATGCCTCCACAGGGGCAGAGTCCCCGGGGAGGATCCGATGGGGAAGGTCGCGACGGCCACGCTCCTGGCGTGGACCCTCTGGTGGACGCAGGAGCAGGTGGGCGAGCCCGAGAAGTACCGGCTCCTCAGCACGCTCCGCCCGCTGTCCGTGCACGACAACCAGACCGCGTGCGAGGCGGCGGCGGAGAAGGCGCGCGTGTCGCAGGCCGACCTCTATAGCCAGTCCCTCGCGTCGTTCGGCTGGAAGAAATTCCCGAGCTACATGCAGCGCAGCAACACCTTCACCTGCAAGTCCGCCTGACCGGATCCGATCCCCCGAGTCGCGCCGCCGGCGCTATGCGGTCGTGAGCGGCGGAGCGCCCACATGGACAAGCCGGCGCGGGACCCCATCTTCCAGGCCGATCGTCTCTCGCTGGCCCATCCCGCCGGCCGTGGCCAGTCGGCCGCGGCCATCCTCCACGACATCTCGCTCGAGGTGGAGCGGGGCGGCGCCCTCGCCCTGGTCGGTCCCTCCGGTTCCGGCAAGTCCACGCTGCTCCGCTGCCTCAATCGCCTCGCCGAGCCCACGGGCGGCACGGTGCGCTTCAACGGCCGCGACATCCGCTCGCTTGATCCGCGAGAGCTCAGGCGCCGCGCCGCGCTGGTCATGCAGACGCCGGTGCTCTTCGAGGGAACGGTGCGCGAGAATCTCCGGCTCCGGTCGGCGGGAGCAGAAGACGACTTCTCCGAGGAGCGTCTCGTGGCCAGCCTGGCCGACGTCGGGCTCGATCCGGGAGTACTCGATCGCGACGCCTCCACGCTGTCCGGCGGCGAGAAGCAGCGGGTCACCAT from Candidatus Methylomirabilota bacterium encodes:
- a CDS encoding carbohydrate ABC transporter permease, which gives rise to MLLALLAYATPFFWQILTSLKPEAELMVLPPLFPSRLTWEHYRVVLGQSVMLRALINSLGVGIITTVLALGLGIFGAYGIARYPIPGKALLLLLIVGGTAFPQIATVSPLYLLMRALSLRDTWLALILANTSFALPLVIWLLTGFLQEIPVGLEEAASVDGASRPRAFRWIVLPLLAPGLASAALLTFLFSWNEFLFAYTFTATEASRTVPVALALFPGVFEVPWGDIAAASILASIPPVALVVGLQRYLVRGLLTGALRE
- a CDS encoding helix-turn-helix transcriptional regulator — translated: MAVKEVALVLEEERKTVDCGALQRFGLTPREAEVLHWVTEGKTNRRIGVILHATPRTVDKHLERIYAKLRVNTRMAAAVYARTHA
- a CDS encoding amidohydrolase family protein is translated as MPYDLIIRNGMVVDGSGFSRYRADIGVTDGRIAEIGRIRGPARRTIDAEGLFVAPGIIDLHTHYDVQPFWDRLCTSSVWHGVTTVLTGNCGLTLAPLRPEHRETMLATFCCVEDLPMSSLSAVLPWTWQSFDEFLQAIDIGLGVNIMPLVGHNPLRLSVMDGEAWDRAATPDEIAAMQALLRGALEEGAWGWSTTVSPTHAGPQGQPVPSRLAAHDERIALGRTLGEFNRGVIEILPPGAGRPDEADRQHLFEVAQASGRPVFFLGFDASARSYVEGATQQGAQLYNLLRVIPFNPRFTLKKTTYFANLDVWDVAMATPFEERMALFANPEKRPQLREAATQRQRRRPGVLGRFIKWDAIIVSKAVLDKNRALEGRTIADLAQAMGKHVADVMLDLAVEERLETEFFLQSRSPAVDVELAEYVKTGHAIPSQTDAGAHLNTNFCTAGESSYVLGEWVRERQLLTLEDAIRRFTFQPARIMGLSDRGLVREGMVADLMVFDLARIGVKEDEITRDGPSGSPRRVQRAEGIEHVIVGGEPVFDHGQHTGALPGRVLRAPRRP
- a CDS encoding sugar ABC transporter permease: MSPGGPAATVMRSERRAPGQGLLLVAPALLALGALTLYPTLWVGWLSLQRRIPIFGVERFEGLGNYIFLATDPRFWKAAQVTLVFTVASVALELVGGVLVALALRGQRAGARVGLSFLLLAWALPSVVTAKLFEWLYNPAAGLVNFLLGGVALNWLGDPRLALPGLILADVWRTLPFVTVLCYARLLAIPVELYEAAQMDGAGAVATFTRITLPLLRRILLIAVLFRTLDALRSFDLMFVLTGGGPAGTTETLTVYAYRSLFQAVQLGLGSAVGVVVFALVMLVAWGYLRALRHEGLAA
- a CDS encoding class II aldolase/adducin family protein: MELFTRRHVLLGVSCALVALAGVRDVLAQTPPATAGPVDPKLIEDLVAANRILVDQGVVDGYGHVSVRHEKAADRYLMSRSIAPELVTAADIMEYDLDSTPVDPQGRTSYLERFIHGEIYRARPDVRAIVHNHSPSVIPFGVTAAPLRPLYHMSAFLSAGVPVFDIRQASGGMTDMLVRNAALGQALARTLGTRPVALMRGHGAVVVGASLPLVVFRSVYTEVNARLQAQAMALGGGQVTYLDPEEARQAEASVAGTVSRPWELWKRKALTR
- a CDS encoding ABC transporter substrate-binding protein translates to MLAEFEAAHPGIRVKAEVLPWTSDEQRQFLVINLEGGQPGFDVMMLDCIWVPEFARAGWILDLTPGITPDELAAHFPSAVEAGTYRGRTWALPWIMNVGLLYYRSDLLGRYGFRPPATYVEMLEQIRVIRAGEKNRKLEGYLWQGKQYEGLVVNVLEGLWADGTTLVGEDGRIFPDPERAEQVLRFMRMLIDTGASPGWVTAGDEEVTRRAFGNGEAVFLRSWPYAVDMFEKPGSPVRGKVGLAPLPSHEAGRRAPGSTGGAHLAITRQTLHPAEALELARFLTSPRAQRAMTASGATKPTRMALYHEPELVRASPNLPRIHDLTLAGRTRPVTPYYVMMSTTLQPELSAALVKVKTPARSVADARRRLDFFLRDLQE
- a CDS encoding ATP-binding cassette domain-containing protein, with the translated sequence MDKPARDPIFQADRLSLAHPAGRGQSAAAILHDISLEVERGGALALVGPSGSGKSTLLRCLNRLAEPTGGTVRFNGRDIRSLDPRELRRRAALVMQTPVLFEGTVRENLRLRSAGAEDDFSEERLVASLADVGLDPGVLDRDASTLSGGEKQRVTIARAILRNPEALLLDEPTSALDPPNATLVIETVSRLREARRLSIVAVTHQPDFVLRLGGTLVYLVKGRVEASASLDGPSPVLGDPRLQAFLAGELPSAPSEPR